In Cercospora beticola chromosome 3, complete sequence, the following proteins share a genomic window:
- a CDS encoding uncharacterized protein (BUSCO:EOG09264CST), translating into MKLTFKDLKQQKFTIEAEPSDSIGSVKEKISAEKGWDPSTQKLIYSGKILQDDNTIESYKIEEKGFIVCMTSKPKAAPSKAAEPATPAKPAAGTPAPPAAPAQSAPSATSQPPATPSPAPASTAASADERSFNDPSALAMGEQRTAAIAGMEAMGFPRDQIDAAMRAAFFNPDRAVEYLLNGIPESARQEQRPAAASPQPAQTQGQQPAVTTGTEGGQQGSDEPVNLFEAAAQAGGGGRGAAGAGRGAALGGGQGAQGGQTESSALDFLRNNPQFQQLRQVVQQQPQMLEPILQQVAAGNPQLAQIITQHPEQFMQLLAEDAGDDVALPPGAQEISVTVEEREAIERLCRLGFERDLVVQAYFACDKNEELAANFLFDQPDEPDEPGA; encoded by the exons ATGAAGCTCACGTTCAAGGAtctgaagcagcagaagttCACCATCGAGGCTGAGCCGAGCGACTCCATCGGCTCTGTCAAGGAGAAGATTAGTGCAGAGAAAGGATGGGATCCATCAACGCAAAAGCTCATCTACTCGGGCAAGATCCTGCAGGACGATAATACCATCGAGTCTTACAAGATCGAAGAGAAGGGATTTATCGTCTGCATGACATCCAAG CCAAAAGCAGCTCCTTCAAAAGCAGCAGAACCTGCAACTCCTGCGAAGCCAGCAGCTGGCACGCCCGCTCCGCCAGCGGCTCCCGCGCAGTCCGCACCCTCTGCTACCTCGCAACCGCCGGCCACGCCATCGCCCGCACCAGCAtccaccgccgcctcggCCGACGAGCGCTCTTTCAATGACCCATCCGCACTCGCCATGGGCGAGCAGCGCACGGCAGCTATCGCTGGGATGGAGGCCATGGGTTTCCCGCGTGACCAAATCGATGCCGCGATGCGCGCCGCTTTCTTCAACCCCGATCGTGCGGTCGAGTACTTATTGAACGGTATTCCCGAGAGTGCACGACAAGAGCAGCGTCCAGCAGCCGCATCGCCACAGCCGGCGCAAACACAAGGGCAACAGCCAGCAGTCACGACGGGTACCGAAGGCGGTCAACAAGGTTCTGACGAGCCAGTCAATCTCTTCGAGGCTGCGGCACAagctggcggaggaggccgaGGTGCCGCTGGTGCTGGGCGAGGTGCTGCTCTCGGCGGTGGGCAGGGTGCGCAGGGCGGGCAAACAGAATCGTCTGCGCTTGACTTCCTGCGCAACAATCCACAGTTCCAGCAGCTGCGCCAGGttgtacagcagcagcctcaaATGCTTGAGCCCATCTTACAGCAAGTCGCTGCCGGCAACCCTCAACTTGCGCAGATCATCACGCAGCACCCCGAGCAGTTCatgcagcttcttgcagaAGATGCCGGCGACGATGTGGCTCTTCCGCCTGGTGCACAGGAAATTAGCGTAACTGTGGAAGAGCGGGAGGCCATCGAGCGC CTCTGTCGCCTTGGTTTCGAGCGGGACTTGGTCGTTCAGGCTTACTTCGCATGCGACAAGAATGAAGAGCTGGCCGCCAATTTCTTGTTCGATCAGCCTGATGAGCCTGATGAGCCAGGCGCCTGA